In Deinococcus maricopensis DSM 21211, one genomic interval encodes:
- a CDS encoding tyrosine-type recombinase/integrase, with protein MEATALYEQFAYHLRIKRRSKNTLNFYDVSRRTLHRFLEQEGITPDTDELTVTHLRAFLVWLGDQGLGPGGIHAQARALKAVFNWGFREELLTRNPAVRLELPSLPKERQPTVTVEVMRSLLKACKGTERPLRDSAIVLMLLDTGLRVHELIGLKLEDLQFERGLIRVVGKGNKERFVPVGSKAMSATSAYLRRERKQRHPGVPHVFLSRSGEVMTRSGISIRLAKLARSTGIEREACAPHAFRRGFAVEFLRNGGDVFTLQQIMGHSSLDMTRRYVTFLDDDLKAAHLRFSPVDNL; from the coding sequence ATGGAAGCCACTGCCCTCTACGAACAGTTCGCTTATCACCTCCGAATTAAGCGCCGTAGCAAAAACACCCTGAATTTCTATGACGTATCCCGGAGGACACTCCATCGGTTCTTGGAGCAAGAAGGCATCACGCCGGATACTGACGAGCTTACCGTTACTCATCTCCGAGCTTTCCTTGTTTGGTTGGGAGATCAAGGTTTAGGCCCTGGAGGCATTCACGCTCAAGCAAGAGCACTCAAAGCGGTATTCAACTGGGGATTCAGGGAAGAGTTGTTAACCCGGAACCCTGCTGTGCGGCTTGAACTCCCGTCGTTGCCTAAGGAGCGCCAGCCAACAGTCACGGTAGAGGTCATGCGAAGCTTGCTGAAGGCCTGTAAAGGCACGGAGAGGCCCCTTAGAGACTCAGCAATCGTCCTGATGCTGCTGGATACCGGATTACGTGTTCACGAGCTTATTGGGCTGAAGTTAGAGGACTTGCAGTTCGAGCGAGGGCTAATCCGTGTGGTTGGCAAGGGGAATAAAGAGCGGTTTGTTCCGGTTGGTTCCAAAGCGATGAGCGCCACCAGTGCCTATCTCCGGCGAGAACGCAAACAGCGCCATCCAGGGGTCCCACACGTTTTCCTCAGCCGGAGCGGTGAAGTCATGACTCGCAGTGGTATCAGCATCCGGCTTGCTAAGCTCGCCAGAAGTACCGGGATAGAGAGAGAGGCTTGTGCCCCTCATGCGTTCCGACGAGGTTTTGCGGTCGAGTTCCTTCGCAATGGTGGCGATGTGTTCACATTGCAGCAAATTATGGGTCATAGCAGCCTTGATATGACCCGTCGCTATGTAACGTTTCTTGACGATGACCTGAAGGCGGCACACTTACGTTTCTCGCCTGTAGATAACCTCTGA